One genomic region from Leptolyngbyaceae cyanobacterium JSC-12 encodes:
- a CDS encoding acyl-CoA dehydrogenase (IMG reference gene:2510096280~PFAM: Acyl-CoA dehydrogenase, N-terminal domain), giving the protein MSFSLESVESYLCDRILPCANSIDQDVAALQAAFQALGHQGWLGLRILAKWGGNQVSTYEFQQFQEAIARYSGALAFLQAQHQSAGAFLSRSENEELQYRYLPHMTTGAIAVGVGFSHLRRPGTPLLKALPVDGGYHIHGTIPWITGFGVFQWFIGAAVLPSDRALYGMFPFIEHQSCGEGKLQFSPPMALAAMTSTNTVTATFNHWFLPHSQVLFTTPADAIHTNDVQNVLQHSFHALGCARAGLDVVAKAAKTRPLVQPTFVALDQELLNCRQLIYQAQSQPFEDRLTLRAWAIELAVRCAHAAITVSSGAANLLDHVAQRIYREALVFTVAGQTPAVMAATLKRLVRNRGEELDLTD; this is encoded by the coding sequence ATGTCCTTTTCGCTGGAATCTGTTGAGTCCTATCTCTGCGATCGCATCCTACCGTGCGCTAATTCGATAGATCAGGATGTGGCTGCTCTCCAGGCTGCCTTTCAAGCACTGGGGCATCAGGGCTGGTTAGGGCTAAGAATTCTAGCTAAATGGGGCGGCAATCAGGTGAGCACCTATGAATTTCAGCAGTTTCAGGAAGCGATCGCTCGCTATTCGGGGGCATTAGCCTTTCTACAGGCGCAACACCAGAGTGCGGGAGCGTTTTTGAGTCGCAGTGAGAATGAGGAGTTGCAATACCGCTACTTGCCTCACATGACTACTGGTGCGATCGCCGTTGGTGTTGGCTTCTCTCATTTACGCCGTCCTGGAACGCCTCTGTTAAAGGCTTTACCTGTGGATGGTGGCTATCACATCCATGGCACCATTCCCTGGATTACGGGTTTTGGTGTGTTTCAATGGTTTATTGGGGCGGCAGTGTTACCAAGCGATCGCGCCCTCTACGGTATGTTTCCGTTTATTGAACATCAGTCCTGCGGTGAAGGTAAGCTACAGTTCAGCCCTCCTATGGCACTTGCCGCCATGACTTCTACCAATACTGTCACTGCAACGTTCAATCATTGGTTTCTACCGCACTCTCAGGTATTGTTTACAACCCCTGCTGATGCCATTCATACCAATGATGTGCAAAACGTATTACAGCATAGTTTTCATGCTCTGGGTTGTGCCAGAGCTGGGTTAGACGTTGTTGCAAAGGCAGCTAAAACGCGCCCCTTAGTTCAGCCTACCTTTGTAGCTCTCGATCAAGAGTTACTCAACTGTCGCCAGTTGATTTATCAGGCACAGTCCCAGCCCTTTGAAGATCGGTTAACTCTGCGAGCCTGGGCGATCGAGTTAGCCGTGCGATGTGCCCATGCTGCCATCACCGTTTCATCGGGTGCTGCCAATTTATTGGATCATGTGGCACAGCGTATTTATCGTGAAGCGTTGGTGTTTACAGTTGCCGGACAAACACCAGCCGTAATGGCCGCAACCCTCAAACGCCTGGTGAGGAATAGGGGAGAGGAGTTAGATCTGACTGACTAA
- a CDS encoding methionine-S-sulfoxide reductase (IMG reference gene:2510096281~PFAM: Peptide methionine sulfoxide reductase~TIGRFAM: methionine-S-sulfoxide reductase), which yields MVLFGFGKKLSLPTPDEALPGRATEMPLTDRHFVNGNPLKPPFPEGMELALFGMGCFWGAERKFWQQEGVFSTSVGYAAGITPNPTYREVCSGMTGHNEVVRVVYDPKVISYEALLKVFWENHNPTQGMRQGNDVGTQYRSGIYTYSEEQRKLAEASREMYQQALNKAGYGTITTEILDAPEFYYAEDYHQQYLAKNPGGYCGLGGTNVSCPIGVVEVK from the coding sequence ATGGTTTTATTTGGCTTTGGCAAGAAGTTGTCCCTTCCGACTCCAGATGAGGCACTTCCAGGACGTGCCACCGAAATGCCTCTAACGGATCGTCACTTTGTCAATGGCAATCCACTGAAGCCGCCCTTCCCAGAAGGTATGGAACTCGCGCTGTTTGGGATGGGATGTTTTTGGGGGGCTGAGCGCAAGTTCTGGCAACAGGAAGGGGTATTCAGCACTTCAGTAGGGTATGCTGCTGGAATTACGCCCAACCCGACTTACCGAGAAGTGTGCAGCGGCATGACGGGACATAACGAAGTTGTGCGGGTAGTGTATGACCCAAAAGTAATTAGTTACGAAGCACTCCTAAAGGTCTTTTGGGAAAACCACAACCCGACTCAAGGAATGCGTCAGGGCAACGATGTTGGAACTCAATATCGCTCTGGTATTTATACTTATTCAGAAGAACAGCGGAAACTGGCAGAAGCGAGCCGCGAAATGTATCAACAGGCATTAAACAAAGCGGGCTACGGCACGATTACAACTGAGATTTTAGACGCTCCAGAGTTTTACTACGCCGAAGATTATCATCAGCAATACCTGGCGAAGAATCCGGGTGGCTATTGTGGTTTGGGCGGTACGAACGTTTCCTGTCCTATTGGCGTGGTTGAAGTGAAGTAG
- a CDS encoding N-acetylglutamate kinase (IMG reference gene:2510096282~PFAM: Amino acid kinase family~TIGRFAM: acetylglutamate kinase), whose product MVNMQNDASQATGAMKAQILSEALPYIQQFTGKTIVVKYGGAAMKDSTLKDQVIRDIVFMSCVGIRPVLVHGGGPEINTWLDKLGIEAQFKNGLRVTDAATMDVVEMVLVGRVNKEIVSLINQEGGSAVGLCGKDGHLITARPADQEDVGFVGEVTSVDTGILEALVNAGHIPVVSSVAADETGQAYNINADTVAGEIAAALGAEKLILLTDTAGILRDYKDRSTLIPRLDISEARKLIDEGVVSGGMIPKVNCCVRSLAQGVRAAHILDGRLPHSLLLEIFTDSGIGSMIVASGYTQ is encoded by the coding sequence ATGGTCAACATGCAAAACGACGCTTCTCAAGCAACGGGAGCAATGAAAGCTCAAATTTTGAGTGAAGCGTTGCCTTACATCCAGCAATTTACTGGCAAGACGATTGTCGTTAAGTACGGTGGTGCTGCCATGAAAGATAGCACCCTTAAAGATCAGGTAATTCGGGACATTGTTTTTATGTCATGTGTGGGGATTCGCCCAGTCCTGGTGCATGGTGGCGGTCCCGAAATCAACACCTGGCTGGATAAACTAGGCATTGAGGCGCAGTTTAAGAACGGTTTGCGAGTGACCGATGCCGCCACGATGGACGTGGTGGAAATGGTGTTGGTAGGGCGAGTCAACAAAGAAATTGTGTCACTGATTAACCAGGAAGGCGGATCGGCTGTGGGGTTGTGTGGCAAAGATGGACACTTGATTACCGCACGACCAGCCGATCAAGAGGACGTTGGTTTTGTTGGAGAAGTGACAAGTGTTGATACTGGTATCTTAGAAGCTTTAGTGAATGCAGGGCATATTCCAGTGGTATCGAGCGTGGCTGCTGATGAAACTGGACAGGCTTACAATATCAACGCCGATACGGTGGCGGGTGAAATTGCAGCGGCACTGGGAGCAGAAAAACTGATTCTGTTGACGGATACGGCTGGAATTTTGCGTGATTACAAAGACCGTTCCACCCTGATTCCTCGATTGGATATTTCTGAGGCTCGTAAATTAATTGATGAAGGGGTGGTTTCTGGCGGCATGATTCCGAAAGTGAATTGCTGTGTGCGATCGCTGGCTCAAGGAGTGCGGGCTGCCCACATTCTCGATGGTCGCCTGCCCCATTCTCTACTCCTAGAAATCTTTACTGACTCTGGAATTGGCTCCATGATCGTGGCATCCGGGTATACCCAGTAG
- a CDS encoding lignostilbene-alpha,beta-dioxygenase-like enzyme (IMG reference gene:2510096283~PFAM: Retinal pigment epithelial membrane protein) — protein sequence MTSTLNPAIASETPYNRDEWQRGYRSLKQEFDYWIDDIEGEIPAGLNGTLFRNGPGLLDVNGQPIHHPFDGDGMVCAIAFQQGRAHFRNRYIQTEGYLAEQKAGKILYRGVFGTDKPGGWLANVFDLKLKNIANTNILYWGGKLLALWEAAEPYRLEPATLETLGLEYLDGLLQPGDAFGAHPWIDPACEQQGGMPCLLNFAIKPGVSSKITVYELTVDGKLFRQNSATVPGFCFIHDFAITPNYSIFFQNPVTFNPIPFLIGFRSAGECIQFHPKRATKIVLIPRYPKANHQAAPNQQPSLAVPDSRSSVPVIVETHAGFVFHHANAFEDGDEVVIDSICYESLPAVEPDADFRQTNFETLKPGQLWRFRVNLQTGKIQRCMIDERCVEFPAVHPAKVGRSHRYLYFAAAHAPTGNAPNQAILKMDVETGDRILWSAAPWGYVGEPVFVPRHPNPYQLAGAEDDGWILTLVFDARSDRSAIVILDARDLRQIARLNLTHHVPYGLHGSFTPECFI from the coding sequence ATGACGAGTACTCTGAATCCGGCGATCGCTTCCGAAACCCCTTATAACCGTGATGAATGGCAACGGGGCTACCGCTCTCTTAAGCAAGAATTTGACTACTGGATTGATGATATTGAGGGTGAAATTCCGGCAGGGTTAAACGGTACTCTATTTCGCAACGGTCCAGGATTGCTGGATGTGAATGGGCAGCCAATACATCACCCGTTTGATGGAGATGGCATGGTATGCGCGATCGCGTTTCAACAAGGGCGTGCTCACTTCCGCAATCGCTACATTCAAACGGAAGGCTACCTGGCAGAACAAAAAGCTGGCAAGATTCTGTATCGCGGCGTATTTGGCACGGATAAGCCTGGCGGTTGGCTGGCAAACGTGTTCGACCTAAAACTTAAGAACATCGCCAATACCAACATCTTGTATTGGGGCGGTAAACTGTTAGCACTGTGGGAAGCGGCTGAACCGTATCGGCTGGAACCAGCTACGCTGGAAACCCTTGGCTTAGAGTATCTGGATGGATTGCTGCAACCCGGTGATGCCTTTGGTGCTCATCCCTGGATTGACCCTGCCTGTGAGCAACAGGGGGGCATGCCTTGCTTGCTGAACTTTGCCATCAAGCCTGGGGTATCCTCCAAAATCACTGTTTATGAATTGACAGTAGATGGCAAGCTCTTCCGACAAAATAGCGCGACTGTTCCGGGTTTTTGCTTCATTCACGACTTTGCTATCACCCCAAACTACAGTATCTTTTTCCAGAATCCAGTTACCTTCAACCCTATCCCATTCCTAATAGGGTTTCGCTCGGCTGGAGAATGCATTCAGTTCCACCCCAAACGAGCCACCAAAATTGTGCTGATTCCAAGATATCCAAAAGCAAATCACCAGGCAGCACCCAACCAGCAACCAAGTCTTGCTGTTCCCGATTCCCGCTCTTCTGTTCCTGTGATTGTTGAAACTCATGCTGGCTTTGTTTTCCATCATGCTAATGCTTTTGAAGATGGAGACGAGGTGGTTATTGATTCTATTTGCTACGAGTCGCTGCCAGCCGTTGAACCAGATGCAGATTTTCGACAAACGAATTTTGAAACCCTTAAACCAGGACAATTGTGGCGATTTCGAGTGAATTTGCAGACGGGTAAGATTCAACGTTGCATGATCGATGAACGATGTGTTGAATTTCCTGCGGTACATCCGGCAAAAGTGGGGCGATCGCACCGCTATCTCTACTTTGCAGCAGCCCATGCCCCTACCGGAAATGCTCCCAATCAAGCCATTTTGAAAATGGATGTAGAGACTGGCGATCGCATCCTATGGAGTGCTGCACCGTGGGGTTATGTAGGTGAGCCAGTCTTTGTACCGCGTCATCCTAACCCCTACCAACTGGCAGGTGCAGAAGATGACGGTTGGATTTTGACTCTGGTGTTTGATGCTCGCAGCGATCGCAGTGCAATTGTGATTCTGGATGCGCGTGACTTGCGTCAGATTGCTCGCCTCAACCTGACCCATCATGTTCCTTACGGACTCCATGGCAGTTTCACGCCAGAGTGTTTCATCTAG
- a CDS encoding folate/biopterin transporter (IMG reference gene:2510096284~PFAM: BT1 family~TIGRFAM: folate/biopterin transporter), translated as MIVTSSGFTKIKAAVTQRVFFGHEPTPELIAILLVYIVQGILGLARLAISFFLKDDLGLTPAEVSAMVGIAALPWMVKPLFGFISDGLPIFGYRRRPYLILSGLLGTASWIAMATVVNSAWAATLAIAMGSLSVAFSDVIVDSLVVERARKESVGDAGSLQSLCWGASAAGGLLTAYFSGFLLEHFSTRTVFAITATFPLIVSLVAWLIAESKMTEKSEWAIVNYQLKELWKAVSQKSIWLPTLFLFLWQATPTAESAFFFFTTNELHFEPEFLGRVRLVTSVAALVGVWIFQRFLKNVPFRVIFGWSTVISAGLGLSTLLLVTHANRALGISDKWFSLGDNLVLTVMGQIAFMPVLVLAARLCPAGVEATLFALLMSVVNLAGLVSYETGAFLMHQLGVTESNFTNLALLIVITNVSTLLPLPLLGWLPGNDSVQPAETTEATLHPTTALELDASSSKHLAQPFLPDLMTELVAHSREPEPSEQ; from the coding sequence ATGATTGTTACCTCTTCCGGTTTCACCAAAATAAAAGCAGCAGTCACGCAAAGAGTGTTCTTTGGACACGAACCGACCCCGGAATTAATTGCGATTTTGCTGGTTTATATTGTGCAGGGCATTCTGGGATTGGCTCGCCTCGCCATTAGCTTCTTCCTCAAAGATGATTTGGGGCTGACTCCGGCTGAAGTATCAGCAATGGTTGGAATTGCGGCATTGCCCTGGATGGTTAAACCGCTATTCGGATTTATCTCTGATGGGTTGCCGATTTTCGGCTATCGACGTCGTCCTTATCTGATTCTGTCAGGACTGTTGGGCACTGCGTCCTGGATTGCAATGGCGACTGTGGTAAATTCTGCCTGGGCAGCTACGTTGGCGATCGCAATGGGGTCTCTTTCTGTGGCATTCAGTGATGTGATTGTCGATTCGTTGGTCGTAGAACGGGCACGCAAGGAATCAGTCGGTGATGCTGGATCGCTGCAATCATTATGCTGGGGAGCCTCAGCCGCAGGTGGTTTACTGACTGCCTATTTCAGTGGTTTCTTGCTTGAGCATTTTTCCACCCGCACGGTATTTGCAATCACTGCCACGTTTCCGTTGATTGTATCGCTGGTGGCATGGTTGATCGCTGAGTCGAAAATGACTGAGAAATCAGAGTGGGCGATCGTCAATTATCAGCTAAAGGAATTGTGGAAAGCCGTCAGCCAGAAATCGATTTGGTTGCCGACTCTGTTTCTATTCCTCTGGCAGGCAACGCCAACTGCCGAATCTGCCTTTTTCTTTTTCACCACGAACGAATTGCATTTTGAACCTGAATTTTTGGGACGAGTGCGATTGGTTACCAGTGTGGCAGCGCTGGTGGGGGTCTGGATTTTTCAGCGATTTCTCAAAAATGTGCCGTTTCGAGTGATTTTCGGCTGGTCAACTGTTATTTCAGCCGGATTGGGCTTATCCACCTTGCTGTTAGTCACCCATGCTAACCGGGCGCTCGGCATTAGTGACAAGTGGTTTAGCCTGGGTGATAACTTAGTGCTTACCGTCATGGGGCAGATTGCGTTTATGCCAGTATTGGTGCTGGCGGCGAGACTTTGCCCAGCAGGAGTGGAAGCAACGCTTTTTGCTTTGCTAATGTCAGTTGTGAATTTGGCAGGGCTGGTTTCCTACGAAACAGGTGCATTTTTGATGCACCAATTGGGGGTTACTGAGTCGAATTTCACGAATCTGGCGTTGCTGATTGTGATTACGAATGTTTCAACCTTATTGCCGTTACCATTGCTGGGATGGTTACCAGGCAATGATTCAGTCCAGCCGGCTGAAACGACGGAAGCCACGTTGCATCCTACGACTGCTTTAGAATTGGATGCTTCATCGTCTAAGCATCTGGCACAACCATTCTTGCCCGATCTTATGACTGAGTTGGTAGCGCATAGCCGGGAACCAGAACCCAGTGAACAGTGA